The Candidatus Binataceae bacterium genome window below encodes:
- the serS gene encoding serine--tRNA ligase, protein MLDIRLIREKPDFVKAELAKCGVDPAEIDRMLETDARRRRFQHELDELRAQRTRESRELGKASPEERERRRAEMRALGDRISVDERELTETERQFEELMLAMRNLPRPYVPAGKSEADNRIVRSEGQPGEFAFKPLPHWELGERLGIIDFERGVKLAGTRFYVLMGMGARLERALIAWMLDLKTLEQGYLEVIPPLMVNSATATGTGQLPKFGDTMYRDIEEDYWFIPTSEVPLTNLYRDEILEAERLPIYLTAYTPCFRREKMSAGRDVRGIKRGHQFDKVEMVKLVAPESSDEELEKLVENACEVCRRLKIPFRVVQLCTADLGFSSAATYDIEMWAPGSEEWLEVSSCSNCTDFQPRRANLRFRRGKGGRPEFVHALNGSGLGLPRTLIAVLENYQQADGTVVVPEVLRPYMAGVEIIRPR, encoded by the coding sequence ATGCTTGATATCCGACTCATTCGCGAAAAACCTGACTTCGTAAAAGCCGAACTCGCCAAGTGCGGCGTCGATCCCGCCGAGATCGATCGGATGCTGGAGACCGATGCGCGCCGCCGCCGCTTCCAGCACGAGCTGGATGAGCTGCGCGCGCAGCGTACCCGCGAATCGCGCGAGCTGGGCAAGGCGTCGCCCGAAGAGCGCGAGCGGCGCCGCGCCGAGATGCGCGCGCTCGGCGATCGCATCTCGGTCGACGAGCGCGAGCTGACTGAGACCGAGCGGCAGTTCGAAGAATTGATGCTCGCCATGCGCAATCTGCCGCGTCCGTACGTCCCGGCCGGGAAGAGCGAAGCCGACAACAGGATCGTTCGCAGCGAAGGTCAGCCGGGCGAATTCGCTTTCAAGCCGCTGCCGCACTGGGAGTTGGGCGAACGGCTCGGGATTATCGACTTCGAGCGTGGGGTGAAGCTCGCGGGCACGCGCTTTTACGTGCTGATGGGAATGGGGGCGCGGCTCGAGCGCGCGCTCATCGCCTGGATGCTCGACCTCAAGACGCTGGAGCAGGGTTACCTGGAAGTGATTCCGCCGCTGATGGTCAACAGCGCGACCGCCACCGGCACCGGCCAGCTGCCGAAGTTCGGCGACACGATGTACCGCGATATAGAGGAGGACTACTGGTTCATTCCGACCTCCGAGGTGCCGCTGACCAATCTGTACCGCGATGAAATCCTCGAGGCCGAGCGGTTGCCGATCTACCTGACGGCCTACACACCGTGCTTTCGGCGCGAGAAGATGTCGGCCGGGCGCGACGTTCGCGGGATCAAGCGCGGCCATCAGTTCGACAAGGTCGAGATGGTCAAGTTGGTGGCGCCCGAGAGTTCGGACGAGGAGTTGGAAAAACTGGTCGAAAACGCCTGCGAAGTGTGCCGGCGGCTCAAGATCCCGTTCCGCGTCGTGCAGCTTTGCACTGCCGACCTCGGGTTTTCGAGCGCAGCGACCTACGACATCGAGATGTGGGCGCCGGGGTCGGAAGAGTGGCTCGAGGTCAGCTCGTGTTCCAACTGTACGGACTTTCAGCCGCGCCGCGCTAATCTGCGTTTTCGGCGCGGCAAGGGCGGGCGTCCCGAATTCGTCCACGCGCTGAACGGTTCAGGGCTGGGATTGCCCCGCACGCTGATTGCCGTGCTCGAGAACTATCAACAGGCGGATGGCACCGTGGTAGTGCCCGAAGTATTGCGGCCCTACATGGCCGGAGTCGAAATAATCCGTCCGCGGTAA
- a CDS encoding YraN family protein — protein sequence MKLAGRVGAWIEELSNLRDFGWRSLAGLDRIALGRRGERIAERHLKRKGYRILERNFRGAGAEIDLVAMDGETLVFVEVKTRRTALAGTPQEAVNWHKQRHLRRAGEIYARRHRMDGRPIRFDVVAILEDGSGRHLELLRDAF from the coding sequence GTGAAACTCGCGGGCCGCGTTGGCGCTTGGATCGAGGAGCTCTCGAATCTGCGCGATTTCGGATGGCGCTCGCTTGCGGGACTGGACCGGATCGCGCTGGGGCGCAGGGGCGAGCGCATCGCCGAGCGCCATCTGAAGCGAAAAGGATACCGGATCCTGGAACGCAATTTTCGCGGCGCGGGAGCGGAGATCGACCTGGTCGCGATGGACGGTGAAACGCTGGTCTTCGTCGAAGTCAAAACCCGGCGCACGGCGCTCGCGGGAACGCCCCAGGAAGCGGTGAACTGGCACAAGCAGCGCCATCTGCGGCGCGCGGGCGAGATATACGCGCGGCGCCATCGCATGGACGGCCGCCCGATCCGCTTCGACGTGGTCGCGATCCTTGAGGACGGCTCCGGCCGCCATCTCGAACTTTTGAGGGACGCCTTCTGA
- the gatC gene encoding Asp-tRNA(Asn)/Glu-tRNA(Gln) amidotransferase subunit GatC: protein MAREKISLEQVRHVARLARLELAPAEEQRLQAEMSEMLGYVDKLNELDTGGVKPTAQVGEAGTPMREDEVTNPAAADAMLANAPAREGFFFKVPKIIE, encoded by the coding sequence ATGGCACGGGAAAAAATCAGTCTTGAGCAAGTCCGCCACGTCGCGCGGCTCGCGCGCCTGGAGCTTGCACCGGCCGAGGAGCAGCGGCTCCAGGCTGAGATGAGCGAAATGCTCGGCTACGTCGACAAGCTCAACGAGCTCGATACCGGCGGGGTCAAGCCGACGGCGCAGGTCGGTGAGGCCGGCACGCCGATGCGCGAGGACGAAGTGACCAATCCGGCGGCGGCCGACGCGATGCTGGCCAACGCGCCCGCGCGCGAAGGCTTCTTCTTCAAAGTGCCCAAGATCATCGAATAA
- the gatA gene encoding Asp-tRNA(Asn)/Glu-tRNA(Gln) amidotransferase subunit GatA gives MGSDLNRLTITEARERLRRREISARELTRDCLERIAAVEPRLNAFITVSAAEAIAQAEDADRRLAQGGAPDLCGIPLGIKDIYCTRGVRTTCASKILDNFVPPFDATVIERLRAAGAVFVGKANLDEFAMGSSTENSAYGPTRNPHDLERVAGGSSGGSAAAVAAGECLASLGTDTGGSIRLPASFCGVVGIKPTYSRVSRYGVIAYASSLDQVGPFARTVRDAATVLYAVAGADLRDSTCSARPVPDYERALTGEVRGMHIGVPKEYFVEGMDAAVEAAVHASLQRLEAMGARTVEISLPHTGYAVAAYYLIATAEASANLARYDGVRYGLRAGADNNIELYNRTRAQGFGAEVKRRIMLGTFALSAGYYDAYYLKAQKVRTLIRRDFERAFEQCDLIAAPVAPTTAFRLGEKTDDPLKMYLSDIFTISVNLAGLPGMSVPCGADALGMPIGLQLIGPPFGEEAILRAGDAWERSGGFAQPAPRL, from the coding sequence ATGGGGTCCGACCTGAACCGGCTCACGATAACCGAAGCACGCGAGCGCCTGCGGCGGCGCGAAATCAGCGCGCGCGAGCTCACCCGCGATTGCCTCGAGCGCATCGCCGCTGTCGAGCCGCGCCTCAACGCCTTCATCACGGTCTCCGCGGCCGAGGCGATAGCGCAAGCCGAGGACGCCGACCGCCGCCTCGCCCAGGGCGGCGCGCCCGACCTCTGCGGCATCCCGCTCGGCATCAAGGACATCTATTGTACGCGCGGCGTGCGCACGACCTGCGCCTCGAAGATCCTCGACAACTTCGTCCCGCCGTTCGACGCGACCGTTATCGAGCGGCTGCGCGCCGCGGGCGCGGTCTTCGTCGGCAAGGCCAACCTTGACGAATTCGCGATGGGATCGTCGACGGAAAACTCGGCCTATGGACCGACTCGCAATCCCCACGACCTCGAACGCGTCGCCGGCGGCTCCTCCGGCGGATCGGCCGCGGCCGTCGCCGCCGGGGAATGTCTCGCCTCGCTGGGCACCGACACCGGCGGCTCGATTCGGCTGCCGGCCTCGTTTTGCGGCGTGGTCGGGATCAAGCCGACCTACAGTCGCGTGAGCCGCTACGGCGTGATCGCGTACGCGTCGTCGCTCGATCAGGTTGGCCCGTTCGCGCGCACCGTGCGCGACGCCGCGACGGTGCTGTACGCAGTCGCCGGCGCCGACCTGCGCGACTCGACCTGCTCGGCGCGGCCGGTTCCCGACTACGAACGCGCACTAACTGGCGAGGTGCGCGGGATGCACATCGGGGTGCCCAAAGAATACTTCGTCGAGGGGATGGACGCGGCGGTCGAAGCCGCGGTGCACGCCTCGCTCCAGCGGTTGGAGGCGATGGGCGCGCGGACGGTCGAGATTTCGCTTCCTCACACCGGCTACGCGGTGGCGGCCTACTATCTCATCGCCACCGCCGAGGCGAGTGCGAACCTGGCGCGCTACGACGGCGTGCGCTACGGACTGCGCGCCGGCGCCGACAACAATATCGAGCTCTACAATCGCACGCGCGCACAAGGCTTCGGCGCCGAGGTCAAACGGCGCATCATGCTCGGCACCTTCGCGCTCTCCGCCGGCTACTACGACGCTTACTACCTGAAGGCGCAAAAGGTGCGCACGCTCATCCGGCGCGACTTCGAGCGCGCATTCGAGCAGTGCGACCTGATCGCGGCGCCGGTTGCGCCGACTACCGCCTTTCGGCTCGGCGAAAAGACCGACGATCCGCTCAAGATGTACCTGTCGGATATTTTCACCATCTCGGTGAATCTCGCCGGGCTGCCCGGGATGTCGGTGCCGTGCGGTGCCGACGCCTTGGGAATGCCGATCGGCCTGCAACTGATCGGCCCTCCTTTCGGCGAGGAGGCGATCCTGCGGGCAGGCGACGCGTGGGAGCGCTCGGGCGGATTTGCGCAGCCCGCGCCGCGGCTTTAA